One window from the genome of Haladaptatus paucihalophilus DX253 encodes:
- a CDS encoding iron-sulfur cluster assembly protein: protein MSADDSNSDGSERDGGRNPTRAAVRSALAEVTDPELDRSIVELEYIDDIAIEPGEPTDLDSAGEYGRIGKYDGIGDLDGTGDLDGSDESGAHVEVSFTLPTAWCSPAFAWMMAIDGREAVESLPGVARCEMHLNDHMHAREVTEGVNGGRGFEETFPDADGGIEATRATLDSKARLARQYVAVEALLAAGVTHEQIAAMSRGDCHRLPGGESVAIDVRGGALAVVVDADPLDRYLAKAERVGCFADGDDRLFRTPEGDPIDPDRGELVHRRARLARVNMDGQGGVCAALHEARRSESARR from the coding sequence ATGTCCGCGGACGATTCGAACTCCGACGGTTCGGAGCGAGACGGCGGACGGAATCCGACCCGCGCGGCCGTCCGGTCGGCGCTCGCCGAGGTGACCGACCCCGAACTCGACCGGTCCATCGTCGAACTCGAATACATCGACGACATCGCCATCGAACCCGGCGAACCGACGGACCTCGATAGCGCCGGGGAATACGGTAGAATCGGGAAATACGACGGAATCGGGGACCTCGACGGAACCGGGGACCTCGACGGAAGCGACGAGTCCGGCGCGCACGTCGAGGTGAGCTTCACGCTGCCGACGGCGTGGTGTTCACCGGCCTTCGCGTGGATGATGGCCATCGACGGGCGCGAGGCCGTCGAGTCGCTGCCGGGCGTCGCCCGCTGTGAGATGCACCTGAACGACCACATGCACGCCCGCGAGGTCACGGAGGGGGTCAACGGCGGTCGAGGCTTCGAGGAGACGTTCCCCGACGCCGACGGCGGAATCGAGGCGACCCGCGCGACCCTCGACTCGAAGGCTCGACTCGCGCGCCAGTACGTCGCCGTCGAGGCGCTGTTGGCGGCGGGGGTGACCCACGAGCAAATCGCGGCGATGTCTCGCGGGGACTGTCACCGTCTCCCCGGCGGGGAGTCCGTCGCCATCGACGTGCGGGGCGGCGCGCTCGCGGTCGTGGTGGACGCCGACCCGCTGGACCGGTATCTGGCAAAGGCCGAGCGAGTCGGCTGTTTCGCCGACGGCGACGACCGCCTCTTTCGGACGCCGGAGGGCGACCCCATCGACCCGGACCGGGGCGAACTCGTCCACCGGCGCGCGCGGCTCGCCCGGGTGAACATGGACGGTCAAGGCGGCGTCTGTGCCGCCCTTCACGAGGCGCGTCGTTCCGAATCAGCGCGTCGGTAG
- a CDS encoding DUF7287 family protein, which yields MDDRGQTLNDYVLGISVFLLTVAFVVAFLPGIFTPFNAPIGDSTTARASRGATFIVGNLSVDGHPNVLDQARTATFFQRNETELRETLGFPRTTDVNVTVVEEATRTVAWTAGDAPGEHPTAATGRVVRIGAKTYRLTVRVW from the coding sequence ATGGACGACAGAGGCCAGACGCTGAACGACTACGTGCTCGGCATCAGCGTCTTCCTGCTGACGGTGGCGTTCGTCGTCGCGTTCCTGCCGGGTATCTTCACCCCGTTCAACGCACCGATTGGCGATTCGACCACCGCTCGGGCGAGCCGCGGCGCGACGTTCATCGTCGGGAACCTCTCCGTCGATGGTCACCCGAACGTGCTCGACCAGGCTCGGACCGCGACGTTCTTCCAGCGGAACGAAACCGAACTCCGCGAGACGCTCGGCTTCCCGCGGACGACGGACGTCAACGTCACCGTCGTCGAGGAGGCGACGCGAACCGTCGCGTGGACCGCGGGCGACGCGCCAGGCGAGCACCCGACTGCCGCGACGGGCCGGGTCGTGCGAATCGGCGCGAAAACCTACCGACTGACGGTGAGAGTATGGTAG
- a CDS encoding DUF7261 family protein, whose amino-acid sequence MVADAERRGLRGDDRGQLILVGAVVIAIALVGVVVVLNSVLYAENVANREPISATQDVRDAQTLVREDVGSLVRRVNDDARYDSPSAVRTAVNGSVAEYGTLIGLRIARRSPASLNLSVTDETVGTGIEQDSGGNFSDAGDGSNWTVARNADVRRYVATVNRSSLSTDPDTAFAVTTTDGAADWTLSVYRNGTNVVVRTNGSATPTASCPVAAERVRIDLRNGSAGGCSFTFADGVGDGYDVEYRNGVNASGNYSIVLNGTDATIPSGAVHTGSSASPYRTYVVYDFAVRLTYATPGLTYGTRIHTTLYEP is encoded by the coding sequence ATGGTAGCCGACGCCGAACGACGAGGCCTCCGCGGCGACGACCGGGGACAACTCATCCTCGTCGGAGCAGTCGTCATCGCCATCGCGCTGGTCGGCGTGGTCGTCGTCCTCAACAGCGTCCTCTACGCGGAGAACGTCGCCAATCGGGAGCCGATTTCGGCCACGCAAGACGTGCGGGACGCACAGACGCTCGTTCGGGAGGACGTCGGCTCGCTGGTCCGGCGGGTGAACGACGACGCGCGATACGACTCGCCGAGCGCGGTCCGAACCGCCGTCAACGGGAGCGTCGCGGAGTACGGGACGCTCATCGGGCTTCGAATCGCCCGGCGCTCTCCGGCGTCGCTGAACCTCTCCGTCACCGACGAAACGGTCGGGACCGGCATCGAACAGGATTCCGGCGGCAACTTCTCGGACGCGGGCGACGGGAGCAACTGGACGGTCGCGCGCAACGCGGACGTTCGGCGGTACGTCGCCACGGTGAACCGGTCGTCGCTCTCGACCGACCCCGACACGGCCTTCGCGGTGACGACGACCGACGGAGCCGCCGACTGGACGCTTTCCGTCTACCGAAACGGGACGAACGTCGTCGTCCGAACGAACGGCTCCGCGACGCCGACGGCGAGTTGTCCGGTCGCCGCGGAGCGCGTTCGAATCGACCTCCGAAACGGCTCGGCGGGTGGATGCTCGTTCACGTTCGCCGACGGCGTGGGCGACGGCTACGACGTCGAGTACCGGAACGGCGTGAACGCGAGCGGGAACTACTCCATCGTCCTCAACGGGACCGACGCGACGATTCCCTCCGGGGCGGTGCACACCGGTTCCTCGGCGTCGCCGTATCGAACGTACGTCGTCTACGACTTCGCGGTGCGGTTGACCTACGCGACGCCGGGACTGACCTACGGAACGCGGATACACACCACCCTCTACGAACCATGA
- a CDS encoding methylated-DNA--[protein]-cysteine S-methyltransferase, protein MNVNIFETTIDIDESLVAESSDEIRDQIREYESGDRLDFDLRVTLPDGMTGTVMSAMADIPYGETRTYGELATALDTTPIAVGQACGRNPVPLVVPCHRVVGSDGSLKGYSAADGTATKRRLLDLEAEVCERARQTRLPTR, encoded by the coding sequence ATGAACGTCAATATTTTCGAGACTACAATCGACATCGACGAGTCGCTCGTCGCGGAATCGAGCGACGAAATCCGGGACCAGATACGAGAGTACGAATCGGGCGACCGCCTGGATTTCGACCTCCGCGTCACCCTTCCCGACGGGATGACCGGGACCGTGATGAGCGCGATGGCCGACATACCGTACGGAGAAACGCGGACGTACGGCGAACTCGCCACGGCCCTCGATACGACACCCATCGCCGTCGGGCAAGCGTGCGGTCGAAACCCCGTCCCGTTGGTGGTTCCCTGTCACCGCGTCGTGGGGAGCGACGGGTCGCTGAAGGGCTATTCGGCGGCTGACGGGACCGCGACGAAGCGACGCTTGCTGGACCTCGAAGCGGAGGTCTGTGAACGCGCCCGACAGACCCGGCTACCGACGCGCTGA
- a CDS encoding HNH endonuclease — protein sequence MVTWRNAVRVELARHRTHTGSSVFTLDEVYANSIDHLRTRFPGNDHPEAKVRQILQQLRDRDEIEFVDDTGRYQIASLDLADIDAAEFDRIADARPDAPAELPEGTDDPERVRRTVETVTRNRKVVERLKERYDYECQLCGTRRRRSRTEGYAEAHHIEPLGGPHFGPDMPENLLVVCPNHHRDLDYGLLRIDPKTHELDHAYDGSVGDTLTVRKGHAVGSEFLRYHNERIADF from the coding sequence ATGGTCACGTGGCGGAACGCCGTTCGCGTCGAGCTCGCACGGCATCGCACGCACACCGGGAGTTCCGTCTTCACCCTCGACGAGGTGTACGCGAACAGCATCGACCACCTCCGGACGCGATTTCCGGGGAACGACCATCCCGAGGCGAAGGTTCGGCAAATCCTCCAGCAACTCCGTGACCGCGACGAAATCGAGTTCGTGGACGACACGGGGCGCTACCAAATCGCGTCGCTCGACCTCGCGGACATCGACGCCGCCGAGTTCGACCGTATCGCCGATGCGAGGCCGGATGCCCCCGCCGAACTCCCCGAGGGAACCGACGACCCGGAGCGGGTCCGACGGACCGTCGAGACGGTTACGAGAAACCGGAAGGTAGTCGAACGACTCAAGGAGCGCTACGACTACGAGTGTCAGCTCTGTGGGACTCGCCGCCGACGAAGCCGAACCGAGGGCTACGCGGAAGCGCACCACATCGAACCGCTCGGTGGCCCCCATTTCGGCCCGGACATGCCGGAGAACCTCCTCGTCGTCTGCCCCAACCATCACCGCGATTTGGACTACGGGTTGCTCCGAATCGACCCGAAAACCCACGAACTGGACCACGCGTACGACGGGTCCGTGGGGGACACCCTGACCGTTCGAAAGGGCCACGCCGTCGGTAGCGAGTTTCTCCGCTACCACAACGAACGAATCGCCGACTTCTGA
- a CDS encoding DUF4448 domain-containing protein codes for MTHRKSDIQSKNRRGQSPLIGVVLMIGLVTVSVVGVLLIGSSAVHQIRGTVGVQNAEHAMREADARLSQVAFGTNDEHILDFGGQDGNVEVTNDGAMTISLVNGSNPACSRRIEFGAIEYHGADGEVVAYQAGGVWKRTENGSVMISPPDMQYRNGTFSFQLVNVTGSASGPVERLRATKNVTASRADSEAFRETFDAPRCTPPDNATLTVESDYYRAWADFFRTHVDGGTVAVDDANETASLTVILSGSTAESDDNSVSTQRNASVSVDVLGTEISSGGNLNWVQNDTTGEWEVHGTKRNAPINMRINVGDDTYEPWGDGVGPTDVIRHDINDPTNGEHYHFSENVTAGDVISVEGTAYGIGSVDWGSSATKRLNQYESGGERYDYVWESYRTDYEGSLMTNIVVEADGTGTNEGNVVLLSDGMAVPGYGSANPEQRNMSQMLGGRINDTGYLDLDPNEFVLVYELSCPDATTDDIGTGKCGSGDPDYNDAVVLISIHEDGSVGEPEDFRIHVTMNQVTIERADG; via the coding sequence ATGACACATCGGAAATCGGACATACAATCGAAAAATCGCCGTGGGCAGTCCCCGCTCATCGGTGTCGTTTTGATGATCGGATTGGTGACGGTTTCCGTCGTCGGGGTCCTCCTCATCGGGTCGTCGGCCGTTCATCAGATTCGGGGGACGGTCGGCGTGCAGAACGCGGAGCACGCGATGCGGGAGGCGGACGCCAGATTGAGCCAAGTCGCCTTCGGAACGAACGACGAGCACATCCTCGATTTCGGCGGACAGGACGGGAACGTCGAAGTCACGAACGACGGGGCGATGACCATCTCGCTCGTGAACGGGTCGAACCCGGCGTGTAGCAGGCGAATCGAATTCGGTGCCATCGAGTATCACGGCGCGGACGGCGAAGTCGTCGCGTATCAGGCGGGCGGCGTCTGGAAACGAACCGAAAACGGGAGCGTCATGATTTCGCCGCCGGACATGCAGTACCGGAACGGCACCTTCAGTTTTCAGTTGGTGAACGTCACCGGGTCCGCCAGCGGTCCCGTCGAGCGACTCCGCGCGACGAAGAACGTCACGGCGTCCCGCGCCGACAGCGAGGCGTTCCGCGAGACGTTCGACGCCCCGCGGTGTACCCCGCCGGACAACGCGACGCTCACCGTCGAGAGCGACTACTACCGGGCGTGGGCCGACTTTTTCCGAACCCACGTCGATGGTGGGACCGTGGCAGTGGACGACGCGAACGAAACCGCGTCCCTGACGGTTATTCTGAGCGGTTCGACGGCCGAAAGCGACGACAACAGCGTCAGCACCCAACGAAACGCCTCGGTCAGCGTGGACGTTCTCGGGACCGAAATCTCCTCCGGGGGCAACCTGAACTGGGTCCAAAACGACACGACCGGCGAGTGGGAGGTCCACGGCACGAAGCGCAACGCTCCCATCAACATGCGCATCAACGTCGGCGACGACACGTACGAGCCGTGGGGCGATGGCGTCGGGCCGACGGACGTCATCAGACACGATATCAACGACCCGACCAACGGCGAGCACTATCACTTCTCCGAGAACGTGACCGCGGGCGACGTCATCAGCGTGGAGGGGACCGCGTACGGTATCGGCTCCGTCGATTGGGGTTCGTCGGCGACGAAGCGGCTCAACCAGTACGAGTCCGGCGGGGAGCGGTACGATTACGTCTGGGAATCCTACCGGACCGACTACGAAGGGTCGCTGATGACCAACATCGTCGTCGAAGCCGATGGAACGGGGACGAACGAGGGGAACGTCGTGCTCCTCTCGGACGGGATGGCGGTGCCGGGCTACGGCTCCGCGAACCCCGAACAGCGGAACATGTCCCAGATGCTCGGCGGCCGCATCAACGACACCGGCTACCTCGACCTCGACCCGAACGAGTTCGTGTTGGTGTACGAACTCTCCTGTCCCGACGCCACCACCGACGACATCGGGACGGGGAAATGCGGCAGCGGCGATCCCGATTACAACGACGCGGTGGTCCTCATCTCGATTCACGAGGACGGCAGCGTCGGCGAACCCGAGGACTTCCGCATCCACGTGACGATGAATCAGGTCACCATCGAGCGAGCCGACGGGTGA
- a CDS encoding DUF7288 family protein, producing MVDDRGQAYTLEGFVGALVVLTALLFVFQSIVLTPTTAGTVDQDVKAQLRVQANDALRTADTDGALRNLTRYWNASGGFAYTNGTDVGYGTHPPCAPTVSPDGTCDSFGETLRDVFTARGYTYNLYVTYQLASDPTETATERVVYRGVPSANAVTATRDVVLYDDQRLTAPEDAGNATLEALGSGGFYAPDASDGVVYNVVEVRLVVW from the coding sequence ATGGTAGACGACAGGGGGCAGGCGTACACGCTGGAAGGGTTCGTCGGCGCGCTCGTCGTGTTGACCGCGCTGCTCTTCGTCTTTCAGTCCATCGTGCTGACGCCGACGACGGCGGGGACGGTGGACCAAGACGTGAAAGCACAACTCCGGGTGCAGGCGAACGACGCGCTTCGAACCGCCGACACCGACGGCGCGCTTCGAAACCTCACCCGCTACTGGAACGCGAGCGGCGGGTTCGCTTACACGAACGGAACCGACGTGGGATACGGAACTCACCCGCCGTGTGCCCCGACCGTCTCGCCGGACGGGACGTGCGATTCGTTCGGCGAGACGCTCCGCGACGTGTTCACCGCCCGCGGCTACACGTACAACCTCTACGTGACCTACCAGCTGGCGAGCGACCCGACGGAAACCGCCACGGAGCGCGTCGTCTACCGCGGGGTTCCGTCGGCGAACGCGGTGACGGCCACCCGCGACGTGGTTCTGTACGACGACCAGCGGTTGACCGCGCCGGAGGACGCCGGAAACGCGACGCTCGAAGCGCTCGGCTCCGGTGGGTTCTACGCGCCCGACGCCAGCGATGGCGTCGTCTACAACGTCGTGGAGGTGCGGTTGGTCGTATGGTAG
- a CDS encoding glycoside hydrolase family 16 protein — MNTDESSESTGDGVANGERTTGGFHRRQFLSTAAVALGGAFATGTASAASNDVHTEAFDGNDWTLSWRDEFDAGYIDTGIWNFETGNNNGWGNNELQYYRSNNAWTENGHLVIEAREEQYGGCDYTSARMTTQGKYNKQYGRVDVRAKLPYGQGIWPAIWMLGSDIGSVGWPDCGEIDIMELIGSDPDTVHGTVHGPDSGGAGVGGSYSQSNWFSDAYHTFTLTWYPDAIKFFVDGQQFFVTTLYDAQNAGREWVFDDGPFFFLLNVAVGGDWPGAPDASTQFPQRMEVDYIRVYDWV, encoded by the coding sequence ATGAATACTGACGAGTCAAGCGAATCGACGGGCGACGGCGTAGCGAACGGCGAACGAACGACGGGCGGATTTCATCGTCGGCAGTTCCTGAGTACCGCGGCGGTCGCACTCGGTGGCGCGTTCGCCACCGGCACCGCGAGTGCGGCCTCGAACGACGTCCACACCGAGGCGTTCGACGGGAACGACTGGACGCTTAGCTGGCGCGACGAGTTCGATGCCGGGTACATCGACACCGGCATCTGGAACTTCGAGACCGGGAACAACAACGGGTGGGGGAACAACGAACTCCAGTACTATCGGAGCAATAACGCGTGGACCGAGAACGGTCACCTCGTCATCGAGGCTCGCGAGGAGCAGTACGGCGGGTGTGATTACACCTCCGCGCGGATGACGACCCAAGGCAAGTACAACAAGCAGTACGGGCGGGTGGACGTGCGCGCCAAACTTCCGTACGGACAGGGCATCTGGCCCGCCATCTGGATGCTCGGGTCCGACATCGGGTCGGTCGGCTGGCCCGACTGCGGCGAAATAGACATCATGGAACTCATCGGCTCCGACCCGGACACCGTTCACGGAACCGTCCACGGTCCCGACTCCGGCGGGGCGGGCGTCGGCGGGTCCTACAGCCAAAGCAACTGGTTCTCGGACGCCTACCACACGTTCACGCTGACGTGGTACCCCGACGCCATCAAGTTCTTCGTGGACGGTCAGCAGTTCTTCGTGACCACGCTGTACGACGCGCAGAACGCGGGCCGAGAGTGGGTGTTCGACGACGGACCGTTCTTCTTCCTGCTCAACGTCGCCGTCGGCGGGGACTGGCCCGGCGCGCCGGACGCCAGCACGCAGTTCCCCCAGCGCATGGAGGTTGATTACATCCGAGTCTACGACTGGGTGTGA
- a CDS encoding DUF106 domain-containing protein, with the protein MVLENGWTVYDKLAGVFALVLMTGYYLVPVQSAVVAAFDVVLAPFAALVPASVFLFGLAGATGLYSTTLQLLLRDSDAMERLQERMKTLQEKLQSPPDGDDAGALEDDQRELMRSWVAMLKLQFRPLVWSMLLTIPVFLWIRWAMANPAAATVPVALSLPVVGHVALTATLVGPVEVWLVWYLGGSMSFSFVSRRVLSRVLA; encoded by the coding sequence ATGGTCCTCGAAAACGGCTGGACGGTGTACGACAAACTGGCTGGCGTGTTCGCGCTCGTCCTCATGACGGGTTACTACCTCGTACCTGTTCAAAGCGCGGTCGTGGCGGCGTTCGACGTCGTTCTCGCTCCGTTCGCGGCGCTCGTTCCCGCCTCGGTGTTCCTGTTCGGGTTGGCCGGTGCGACCGGACTGTACTCGACGACTCTTCAGCTCCTCCTCCGAGATTCCGACGCGATGGAGCGATTACAGGAGCGGATGAAAACTCTGCAGGAGAAACTGCAGTCCCCGCCGGACGGCGACGATGCGGGGGCTCTCGAAGACGACCAACGCGAACTGATGCGGTCGTGGGTGGCGATGCTGAAACTACAGTTCCGTCCCTTGGTGTGGAGCATGTTGCTCACGATACCGGTGTTCCTATGGATTCGCTGGGCGATGGCGAATCCCGCGGCGGCGACGGTTCCGGTTGCGCTCTCGCTCCCCGTCGTCGGGCACGTCGCGCTGACCGCCACCCTCGTCGGGCCGGTGGAGGTCTGGCTCGTCTGGTATCTCGGCGGATCGATGTCGTTCAGTTTCGTCTCGCGGCGCGTGCTGTCGCGCGTCCTCGCGTGA
- a CDS encoding DUF7266 family protein: MIPTRLTADDRAVSTTVTYVLTMAITAVLLGGLITAAGGLVENQRTQAVRNELGVVGERMAGELTSVDVLVQAGDDPAVRLRARHPEQVAGRYYAVELVTGGTPPCSTQQCLVLSTDDVTVTVPFATATPVQPGRVSGGTVVIEYDAVNGTLGVTKP, encoded by the coding sequence ATGATTCCGACGCGACTCACGGCGGACGACCGGGCGGTCTCGACAACGGTCACGTACGTCCTGACGATGGCCATCACCGCGGTGCTCCTCGGCGGACTCATCACCGCCGCCGGGGGTCTCGTGGAGAACCAGCGAACGCAAGCGGTGCGGAACGAACTCGGCGTCGTCGGCGAGCGGATGGCGGGCGAGTTGACGAGCGTTGACGTCCTCGTGCAGGCGGGCGACGACCCCGCGGTTCGACTGCGGGCGCGCCACCCCGAACAGGTCGCGGGGAGGTACTACGCGGTCGAACTCGTGACCGGCGGGACGCCGCCGTGTTCCACCCAGCAGTGTCTCGTCCTCTCGACCGACGACGTGACCGTGACGGTGCCGTTCGCCACTGCGACGCCCGTGCAACCGGGGCGGGTGTCCGGCGGCACCGTCGTCATCGAATACGACGCGGTGAACGGAACGCTCGGGGTGACGAAACCATGA
- a CDS encoding amidohydrolase family protein, whose translation MYRGTGDGQWENEEDVFVIDSHIHFWDASEENIIHEGGEQFIRCFYDYHAGFTPAEREWTLEEYRKYSQERMIEDLFGNGAVDMGIFQPTHLEEFYDEGFNTVDRNADFADEHEDRFIVNGRFDPREGEEGLRELERQKEEFDIQGVKLYTAEWLGDSKGWRLDSEESFEFLEKCAELGIENIHPHKGPTIRPLNKDAFDVKDVDDAATSFPDLNFVVEHVGLPRLDDFCWLAAQEPNVYGGLAVAAPMAQNRPRKFGEIMGELLYWLGEDRLLFGSDYALWNPDWLVETVMNAELTDDQKDEYGVELTPEVMRKIMGENAAQLYDIDIEEKKRQFREDAITEQFGLETHYETTDSTAAD comes from the coding sequence ATGTACCGCGGAACCGGAGACGGCCAATGGGAGAACGAGGAGGATGTGTTCGTCATCGACTCCCACATTCACTTTTGGGACGCGAGCGAAGAAAACATCATCCACGAGGGCGGCGAGCAGTTCATCCGGTGTTTTTACGATTATCACGCCGGATTCACGCCCGCGGAACGCGAGTGGACGCTGGAGGAGTACCGGAAATACTCGCAAGAGCGCATGATAGAGGACCTGTTCGGCAACGGTGCGGTCGATATGGGAATCTTCCAACCCACGCACTTGGAGGAGTTCTACGACGAGGGGTTCAACACGGTCGATAGGAACGCCGACTTCGCTGACGAACACGAGGACCGCTTCATCGTCAACGGTCGCTTCGACCCCCGCGAGGGTGAGGAGGGACTGCGGGAACTCGAACGCCAGAAGGAGGAGTTCGACATCCAAGGCGTGAAACTCTACACCGCCGAGTGGCTCGGCGATTCGAAGGGTTGGCGACTCGACAGCGAGGAGTCCTTCGAGTTCTTGGAGAAGTGCGCCGAGTTGGGTATCGAGAACATCCACCCGCACAAGGGACCGACGATTCGGCCGCTGAACAAGGACGCCTTCGACGTGAAGGACGTGGACGACGCCGCCACGTCGTTCCCGGACCTCAACTTCGTCGTCGAACACGTCGGGCTGCCGCGGCTGGACGACTTCTGTTGGCTGGCCGCCCAAGAACCCAACGTGTACGGCGGGTTGGCGGTGGCCGCGCCGATGGCACAGAACCGCCCGCGGAAGTTCGGCGAAATCATGGGCGAACTGCTCTACTGGCTCGGCGAGGACCGCCTGCTGTTCGGGAGCGACTACGCGCTGTGGAACCCCGACTGGCTGGTCGAGACGGTGATGAACGCGGAACTGACGGACGACCAGAAGGACGAGTACGGGGTGGAGTTGACGCCCGAAGTCATGCGCAAAATCATGGGCGAGAACGCCGCCCAGTTGTACGACATCGACATCGAGGAGAAAAAGCGTCAGTTCCGCGAGGACGCCATCACCGAACAGTTCGGCTTGGAAACCCACTACGAGACGACGGACTCCACGGCGGCCGACTAA
- a CDS encoding DUF7289 family protein — translation MTFDERGVSEVLGFIFIFSIIVASVGILYVSGVGSLTSARNAEQSRNAQRAFSALATTFDDLQRGRAPARAGEIRLSGGSLSVENETELRVVVDQTSPSAVTLNRTLSHGSLVYSFDGSVVRYEAGAVFGRSDGGSVTLRPPAFACGPDRAFVSSVSVVGAGGPSALRTDGSVLLVGRTASKELVFPTDSTPQDAAQATTVRITVASSPDDAAWRRYFEGTGWSKNGSWYECHTRRAVVRETTVAFSVRD, via the coding sequence ATGACGTTCGACGAACGGGGCGTGAGCGAGGTGCTGGGGTTCATCTTCATCTTCTCGATAATCGTCGCGTCGGTCGGTATCCTCTACGTCAGCGGGGTCGGGTCGCTGACGAGCGCTCGAAACGCGGAACAGTCGCGGAACGCCCAGCGAGCGTTTTCAGCGCTGGCGACGACGTTCGACGACCTGCAACGCGGTCGTGCGCCCGCCCGCGCCGGTGAGATTCGTCTGTCGGGCGGGTCGCTTTCGGTCGAGAACGAGACGGAGCTTCGCGTCGTAGTCGACCAGACGAGTCCGTCCGCGGTGACGCTCAACCGAACGCTGTCGCACGGGTCGCTCGTCTACTCGTTCGACGGGAGCGTCGTTCGGTACGAAGCGGGAGCCGTCTTCGGTCGGAGCGACGGCGGAAGCGTCACCCTCCGCCCTCCGGCGTTCGCGTGCGGTCCCGACCGGGCGTTCGTCTCGTCGGTGTCGGTCGTCGGTGCGGGGGGACCGTCCGCGCTTCGCACGGACGGGTCCGTGCTCCTCGTCGGACGAACCGCGTCGAAGGAACTGGTCTTCCCGACCGACTCGACGCCACAGGACGCGGCGCAAGCCACGACGGTCAGGATAACCGTCGCGTCGTCGCCGGACGACGCGGCGTGGCGTCGGTACTTCGAGGGTACCGGCTGGTCGAAAAACGGGTCGTGGTACGAATGTCACACCCGACGGGCGGTCGTCCGCGAGACGACCGTCGCGTTCTCCGTCCGGGACTGA
- a CDS encoding NAD(P)-dependent alcohol dehydrogenase, which translates to MEAARLHEYTEDMEHALSIDEVDRPEPSRSNHVVVEVKGAGWCQTDNHVIEGMWTEYVDQDLPMTLGHENAGEVVEVGGEVHTVEEGDTVICHPVMTCGQCRQCRLGEDMYCENVQFPGLTTDGGFAEYLLTNERAVIPLPDGVDPVDIAPHADAGITAYHAVKKATRELNPGDHAVVIGVGGLGHIGLQCLDAMSAVEITALDVKEDARDLADGLGAHHTVDPSSEDVPDTIADITDGAGAEQVIDFVGADETTGYAPDIVAPGGDHHVVGYGGHIHEPSQSLVDGEFAYRGTLVGKYTELQELVKLVERGDVTLHTTRYGLDDINTVAEKLEHGEIEGRAVIMPS; encoded by the coding sequence ATGGAAGCCGCACGCCTGCACGAGTACACCGAGGATATGGAACACGCGCTCAGCATCGACGAGGTAGACCGCCCGGAGCCGAGTCGGTCGAATCACGTCGTGGTCGAAGTCAAAGGCGCGGGGTGGTGTCAGACCGACAACCACGTCATCGAGGGGATGTGGACGGAGTACGTGGACCAGGACCTCCCGATGACGCTCGGGCACGAGAACGCCGGGGAGGTGGTCGAAGTCGGCGGCGAGGTCCACACCGTCGAGGAGGGTGACACGGTTATCTGCCATCCGGTGATGACGTGCGGCCAGTGCCGTCAGTGCCGCCTCGGCGAGGACATGTACTGCGAGAACGTCCAGTTCCCCGGCCTGACGACCGACGGCGGATTCGCCGAATACCTGCTGACCAACGAGCGGGCGGTCATCCCGCTCCCCGACGGGGTGGACCCCGTGGACATCGCGCCCCACGCGGACGCGGGAATCACGGCCTACCACGCGGTCAAGAAGGCCACCCGAGAACTCAACCCCGGCGACCACGCCGTCGTCATCGGCGTCGGCGGACTGGGCCACATCGGCCTCCAGTGTCTGGACGCGATGAGCGCCGTCGAAATCACGGCCCTCGACGTGAAGGAGGACGCCCGCGACTTGGCCGACGGACTCGGCGCACACCACACGGTGGACCCGAGTTCGGAGGACGTCCCCGACACCATCGCGGACATCACCGACGGAGCGGGTGCCGAGCAAGTCATCGACTTCGTGGGCGCGGACGAGACGACTGGCTACGCCCCGGACATCGTTGCCCCCGGCGGCGACCACCACGTCGTCGGCTACGGCGGCCACATCCACGAACCGTCCCAGTCGCTCGTGGACGGCGAGTTCGCCTACCGCGGAACGCTGGTGGGCAAGTACACGGAGCTACAGGAACTGGTCAAACTCGTCGAACGCGGCGACGTCACGCTGCACACGACGAGGTACGGCCTCGACGACATCAACACCGTCGCCGAAAAACTCGAACACGGCGAAATCGAGGGGCGTGCGGTCATCATGCCGTCGTAG